The Panthera uncia isolate 11264 chromosome B3 unlocalized genomic scaffold, Puncia_PCG_1.0 HiC_scaffold_1, whole genome shotgun sequence genome segment TAACTGAAGAGTTTAATTGAAGTTCCTGGGCTAGCAACAGTGAGGTGCAGTTAGTAGGTCTGAAGAGACAAGTAGAAGCTGCTGGAACGTGCAGAGCTATGTTCTAACAGGGGCTGCGGCCTGGGGTGGAGGAACACAGCAAAGCCCCCCACAGCCTAGcaggaggggagctggggagccTGCTGTTGTAGCCCATAGGGGGTCAGCTTCTTGAGGCACGCACCTCAAGCAGGCACAAAAAATGAAAGCTCTCTTGCAAAGCCATCGAAGCTGGTCTCTACTCCTCGTCTAAGATCTGAGTAGACGTTACTGCGCTGGCTCGTTGCTGTAGTGGCCAAGCATCATGATCTTCTAAACCGTTGACAGAGCAACACACTACGCATCGTTCTTTCTGGTTTATTGTTCGGTAGAAAGACAGGCTCTTGAAAACTTTGTATAAACAGCTCACAAACTGCCTCTCCTAgattacaaaaaatgaaaaccaattttCTTTGAGATGAGGCCCATGAAGCTGCCATTCAAATCACCATAACAGGAATAGGAACTGTTGTACCTAACATGCTGGGAGGTGCCTCAACAAAGGCATGCATGCTAGGGCCTGTTTAAAACTTCTAGCATCTAGAAAGGTCCATTTTTCCTCCCAATGCCTATGAATGGTAATAAAAGGGGGATCCAAGATCTGCCACTGATGTTGAATGAGTCTGAGAAGGCTTTTTAATGACCACCCCCCCGCAATCCAGCCTTCAATCTTTCTCGAGAGACTCAGAGAAAGGACTCcctgcttccccttctccccagctttcTCCAGTCCAGGCGCACACCTTTCTGGGACCCAAGCACTGACTACACTAACAGTCTCACCCAATCCCATTACCCTTCTTGAAAGGGCTTTTGGTGAAAGAAAACTTCAGTTACTGCCAATCTTCAGCCCTTAGCAGAGTTTTTGTTTGAAAAGGGCTGGGGCggaggagaggggagtggggCACAGGCTATTCTAAGGAATTCAACAGGAAACAAGTACCTTTTATGAAAAGGACTTCTGAGCTCTCTGAGCTCACAACTTAACTGGAATAACTTTACTGAAGTGTCTCCACTTAAAACATAGCACCTCTTCCCAGCAGCCGGATGGATGGGATCTGTGTACACAGAGCACCCATTTAAAATGCCCTCACTGGAAACAGGAATTGTGGCAGAGGCATGGCTGCTCCTCACTCCCGTAAGTCAAGTCCACATCCCTCTGGGTTGCACCCCGTGGAATCAGTTGTAGGAGAAACAGTAAAGGTCCTGCTGGACGGCCATGAGCAACCCTGGGGCTCCCCGGAAGCCCCCGAGCCGAGACGAGAAGGCCACACTGGGGATGTCAGACTtggaggtggggtgtggggaaggTATGGTTCTCAGCAGGCAGGCATCATGGAAGCTCCAGATTCTCGTGTAGCAGTCCTGGCCCACTAAGAAAGAGGGAAGATACACAGCAGGTTAGTGAGAGGATGCACAGAAGAAAGTGTATACATGTGGACATGGCTTCTCGCAATTCCTAAGGCTAAAAAGGACTCCACGGGACCCAAAGCacaaatgcaaatggaaactATTTCTGTCGATAACGTGTACTTCTTGAAAATCAAAGTTCCAGGTCTTCCTGTGCTCTACAAGCACCACCAGTTGCAGGTATTCCAAGCGACCAAATACGTTGGCCGGCGACGCCTCGGATGGTGCCCCAGGCATGTCGGCTAACAGGTGGGCGCTCTGCTTCTCTTGTCAAGGGCTGTTCAAGAGGGTGACTGCAACTGATTTCCTGTTTGTGAAATAGTGGCCAGGAAGACCTCTTCACTTTAATACATCCCGGGGACAAACCAGGTGATGACGCTCCCCAGAGCTTTTTCTAGTTTAAcgaaatttttttaaacattaaaaaaaaaaaaactttttttaaagtttattttgagagggcgtgagtaggggaggggtggagagagaggggcagagaatcccaagcgggctccttGCCGGCAGcgtggatgtggggctcaagctcttaaaactgtgagctcgtgacctgagccaaaaccaagaatcggacgctcaactgactgagccacccaggtgccctgtgctgTTTCTGGTTCGATGGCTCAGTGTGTCAGACCACGTAAGTCTTTAGGGCCCAGAGCTGTGAGGGATGTGGCACCTAACAACCACTGGCTGCGGCAGGCCAGACTCGGTCTACACTACTGGAGAGCTTCCGAGGAAAGGAGGGCAGACCTTAGGGCTTCCCGGATTTCACATCTGTGCCTGTGGTCGGCCGAGACCGTGCACTGCCTCGGCTGTGGATGGATTCAGGCCGCGCAGTTCACCGATTACTGCAGCTAGCCCACCTACCCAGGTCTGCCTCTCAACGGGGCTTCTCTCTTTTATATTATCCAGAACACAGAAGTTCTTCTTAGATGAAAACTTATGGAAACTAGGCCTAAGCAGGAAGCTAACTGCTGCTGGCGGTGAGAGTAGTAAATCAGCCTGAGAAAGTCCTAACCAAGTGACGCTTCTTGGGTGTGGGGAACAAGTACATTCTGTAGGCATATTTGCAAATGTGAGGACTTGTCAAGACCAACAACGTATTCCTTCTGTCAAGGGCCTACTATTTAATTTGTCAAACCACTGAGCTTTCATGCTATCAGAACATTTTGTAGCCCATAAACTCAAAACCTGTGATCAACCTGTAGCTCCTTTCAAAGCAGCGGCTAGACATTTCAGCTCCTGTTCTGCAGATCATGGATCCCCATGGACAGTGTTAAGGGGACCAGGAACCAGTGCTGTTACAATgaccttaatttcttttctcagcATCCTCTGCTAGAAAGTGAGCTCAAAGAACAGGGAGCCCAAGCTTTTCAACAGGATGGGCTAAGGGTCCCACTGAATGCTGACCAGGTGGACACCCAGGTCTCCCAAGCTGCTATATTTTATTGCACCTAACCTGCCTGTTACTGAGGTGATGTTGTCCCATTAACATGGGGACAAAGGGCTGTCCAACTGGTGGATGTTTAACTGCTGCTTACTCATGTCCTACTCTACGTCCCATCTGGTCCCCCTGACCTCAGGAGTCCACAGTCCCAAGTATTCAGTTCAGATTTGGAGTAATTTCCCCCTCTGCCGTTTTATTTGACAGGACAGAATATCTCCCCCTCCCTAGGTACCTGCTACCACGATGCCTTCTTCCTCATGCACGTGCAGGGGCAGGTAGGCGTACTCGTTCACGTGACCTTCGTATTGCCTTATACACTTAGTGGTTCTCAGGTCCCACAGCTTGATCTGTGGAAAGCACAAGGGGCCATCAGAAAGAGTCTGGCAGGCACACTAGCGAACTAGGCGCGGAAGCCAGGGAGGACAAGGTGGCGTCCAAACACCTCTCCAGGTTAGGAAAATCTTAAGTTTCAAAAGCATCAAAACCAGTTTTGTGTCTGTCTAGATCGGTCTGGGCTCCCACCTCTGCACAGCCCACAACTGCCTTTCCCTTGCTACTGTCTTGCATGAGGGTCTCTTCTGAAGAGCCCTTCATCTGGCAGAACTCTGGGCCAGTGGCTGCAGTGGCCCGAAAGAGTCAGTGCTACCCTACCGTTCCCGCCATGTCAGATGCCATCAGGTTTTGCTCTTCTTGGAGGATCTGCACAGAGGTCACTGCTGAGTCGTGGAACAGGCGGGTGGCCTTCCAGCCCTTGCCCTGATTTCGACAACGCAGATCAATGGCAAAGATCTCCCCAGAACGACAGCCATTAAACAGCAAAGGAGCCTATGGAAAAAGGCACTGGTTGGTACCTCCTCCTCTAAGGCTGGGAGGGGTGTGCCTTCCAGAACAGAAGGCCTGTCTCGCACCCCGCTCCCAGCCCCTGGATCAGAGGTGTGGGTTGATGGCTTGGTGGGGATTTGAGCCTCAGGGTAGCTGGAGGAGTTCCTTAGGAAAGGGTAAGAGAACTGGACCCCACGTGTCTTCCAGTGTCCTCCCCACTGGCTGCACTGGACCCTTAGGCCTCATTCTGTGAAGCCCATGTGATGGTGCCCTATCTCCACCAAGGAAGGTCCTTTGTGAGAAGCGAGGGTGGGAGTATGGAGTAGGAGAGATGAGACATCCAGGGAAGTCATGGAGTCCCAAACAGAGGGCAGAAGGCTGCAGAAACATGAAACATGCAGAAACACTTCTGTGCTTCCAGAAGACGGCAGGTTGGCAGTCTGCACACTCCTCCAGGCTTTTAAACAAAGATGGCATTTTTTAACGGGGGAAGTCTCTGAAAAGTAGGAATGACtagaattttgttaaaatttaaaatatgtaaattgaaAGCTAGGTATGAGGCTATTTAGTGTTATGAATTGAGACTTTATTTATATGTCAAAAAAATTACTTGTCCTGATGGCTAATCCCAGTACTTAAGAAGTACTAACAATTCATTTAAATAGGAAGTTGTTTAAAGCCAGTTTAGGCAGCTTCCTGCCGttggtcctgtccctgtgctttaataaaatcacctttttgcacttaaaaaaaaaaaaccaaaaaccaaaaaaaacccaaaaacccaaaacccaaacaaaaccaaaaccaaaagccagTTTAGCCAGGCCTTTCTGAATCAGCCAACTTTCCTCCAGTGCACATACAATCACCAAGTAAACCATTAATCCTCTCTGAtgtccttttttcccctgaaagAGAGGGACAACCAGATACCACACAGGAATCATTTTCAGTCCAGCACAATTTCCAATCTTGGGAAACTTTATACTGCCCCCTTCCCAATCCAACCAACCATGAGAGCAAACTGCTGGGCCAAGACATCGCTGCTGGTCCCAAATGACTGCCGGTGTCCTGTCACCACGTTGGTCACTAGGACTCGCCGAGACAAGCCTGACAGAAatagggatggggcagagagacgaGGATCACTCACAGCCTGGACAGGGAGTTTGAAGTCTGAAATTCTTTACGCTGGGAACCTGTGGAGTCAGTCATGGCTCACCTGTACTGAAGCAGTTATTTGCCTGGATGTTCAGGGACCATGCACAGGACCAGGCCCCAGGGATCCGGAAACTGCAGAGCATGCCGGGCCGTTCTCCTGTTGATGGGAACAGTGACTATAAAGGGTCGCTGCCCTGGAGGGACGAAGATCTCCTCTCTATGCTGCCAGGCCAGTGACCACTAGTTCTGGGAAACCTCCAGGAATGACTGCTCAGAAGGATCTATATCTTGGCCCCATTCTGGGTTTTGTGGTAGCAAAAAAAGAGACACTCCACTGGGGTACCTGGCTCAAAAGTGGTCATTCTGATAATGAGCACATCTTTCCCGACTTCCCAGTAGTAGCATTAGAACTACTAACTGCCATCAGAAAAGCAGTGTAGTGTTTTTACAAGAGGGTTTCAATCCCACATCACACTATTAGATGTGTGATCTCaaggaaaacatttgtaaaataagcttttaaagtgataacaaaattgataacaaATTCCAAGTATATAGTTTAATGAGTTAGCACAAAGTAAGTATAGCTATACCATCATCTaggttaaaaagcaaaatattccaGTACCCTTGATAACCTTCCCAATTACCATCTCCCTACTCTTCCTTAAAGAGAATCACTCTCCTGACTTATgacaccatagattagttttgtaAGGCAAATTCTGAACCTCTCtttgcctcactttcctcatctataaaacgggaTAACACACGCTCCTGCCACGCAAGCTTGCTGTACAATGAAACGGCAGGCAGCGGGCTAAGTGTGCCTCATACCCTCCACGTAACCTGCTGCGGTAGGTGTTCTCTTCACGGAGTTAAGCAATCTGTTCAAGTTGGTAAGGGGCAGAGCCGGGACCCACGCCAGGTCTACCCGAAGCCCTGCACTCTTAAGAGGTCTGACCCTCGTCTAACTGATCCTAATTCtctgaaagactgaaaacttAATATCCAGAATGCTGCCAGGAAGGAGAAGTCCAACTGCCTTCAGGCACACAGAATGCCAACATCCCCAGCAGCACCTGCCATGCTTTTCTGCATGGTCCGTGCAGGAAGCCCAAATCAATACTCTGATCTCTTGCACTCATTACATACTCTTCCTAACTGTTCTGGCTGAGGGGACCCCAACGAAGGGGTCAATGGAGGGGTGTGTAAAGATGCACCTGCTTCTAGTACCAATCCTGGGTCCAGTTTACAGAATCCTACTGTGCTTCTATAGGCTGTCCCCACCCACTCTGCGGTCCCCACCCCTCCTGTCCCAACCTTCACCACGGAGTCTACACCGTTCTTGTGACTGCAGCTCCTAGGAGGCAGGGACCAAGACCTCCTTCAGAGCACCTCCTTATCCAAAGGAAAAGGCCCCGGTACCTGGGTGACTACTGACAAACAGCGATGCTGGGAGCAGGGTGGCACAGCCTGGAGTCTCTGCGATTCCCATGAGGCACAGCCTAGAAAGCTGTTAAGGGCAGTCAAGTACAAGGCTCTCCTCTGGGAAGAGAATGGGCATTAGTACCCTTCAAGAAACTGTAACGCCGTGAGCCAGATTTAACACGCTTACGTTTTCTAgatttagtttgatttttttttctttaaacttttttttgaagtttgtttacttgagagagagagagagagagagaaagaaaaagagcaggaagagagagggagacacagaatccgaagcaggttccaggcctgagctgtcagcagagcctgacacagggcttgaactcacaaactgtgagactgtgacctgagccgaagtgggacacctaaccaaccgagccacccaggcaccccagtttccgatgttttaaaaggaaaaatatgtcaCAGTTAAAAgactctctgacccctccccagTCCAACGCTTCCCCTACCCAGAATCCCATTCTAAAATTGGTCTGAGGTCTGGGCCATGCTCTATTTCCTTAGAGTATCTTCTACAGCTTTTCCATCTTGCTGTCTTCTAGATTCATCTGTATTGAAGCTTGTAGCTCCTGTTCCTTCACTTTCACTGTGGATGAATATACAATTCATCTGCTGATGGGTACTTaacttgttctgtttttttttttttttttttttttttttctgttgctggaATGAGCATCCCCTCCAGTGTTCCTTTGTCCTTCTTCCATATGTGggaggctgctttttttttttttttaatttttttttcccaacgttttttatttattttttgggacagagagagacagagcatgaacgggggaggggcagagagagggagacacagaagcggaaacaggctccaggctctgagccatcagcccagagcccgacgtggggctcgaactcacagaccgcgagatcgtgacctggctgaagtcggacgcttaaccgactgcgccacccaggcgcccctgtgggagGCTGCTTTAAAGCAGTGTTTTCTTGAACCCACTCTAGGAGTTTGATTTTATGCTACCACGCACTGCATTCACGCAAATAACTGAAACagaagttttagaaaatatttactcttacTAAATATGGAACCGATTATTTTCTAgtctgtttcattaaaaaaaaaaaaaaaaaaaaaaagtgctgctcACGAACGGATCTAATGGCCCACCGGCAGAGGTCACGACTTGCAGTTTGCAAACAGGCTCTAGTGTCTAAACCCAGTGTGGAACTGTGGGGTCACAAGGGGTTGCAACTTAAAGGGGTCTTATCAATTTACTTACACCAGCAGTTTCCCCCATCTGCCGAACCGGGCACTAtcagacttttaaaacttttgctcatCTGAACGGGTATAAAGTGacatctcattttaacttgagtTTCCTGGGCTACAACTGGATGTGCTGATCCATCAGATCACAGCCATTtgggtttcctttcctttgaactGCCTCCGCATGTCTACCGGGCCATCTGTCTTCCGACTGCTCTGGCTCCTCTCCCTTCACAGGCAGAATTTTCTCGACAGGAGTCTGTGTTTTTCTACCTCCTTGCCCTCCTGTCACTCTTCAGCTCACTGAAACCCAGGTCTGACACTCCTCTTCCAATCAGGTGTTCTCCCCAAGGTCTCCAGCGAACTGTTTCTCACTCTCATCAACACTTTCCAGTCTTGCCTGTGGCCACACGACACTTTCCAACCACACGCTCCTTCGTGGCCTCCACAACCGCCCTCTCGGAGTTCCCTCCTCAGACCTTCTCTTCCACCTCCATTCCCTGGCCTAGATCCTAAGCCTCTTGGACGcatgcctctcctccactcctgCTCATCCATCacaccctctcccctgccctcagtCTTGCAGCAGCTCTCTGCCTGAGGTCTCACCATTGCCAGTCTCTTGCCCACACTGCTTCGTAAGAAATACCTCCATGGCCACAATCTTCTAGAACATTCCAGCAGCCAAGGCCCCACCTTGCCAGAGACATCAGACATCAGACCACTTACTACTGTGCAATGTGCAAGCTCCCTCCTGCTGCTTCCTTCTGCTGTGAGCTCTGTCCCCTCCTTTCTGTGTGGGATCACCTCCAGGAAGGCCACCCTAATCCCTTTCTCCCGCTTGCATCCAATTGCCCCACAGACTCACTATACAGACTGAGCACCTGCTGCGCTGCCATTTCTAGCACCTTGCACAGGGATCGCATATAAACTCAACAGATTTTGGAGGAATGAACACATACCTcagtgaaaaatgtaaatacctGCAAAGCAATCAAGCAACATTACTGATTGTCTGAATGTGTGATGTGTACACATCACACTGCCTTGGGTGGTAAGCCTCATGTTAAATATAGCAGTATGGAGAGTGCTGAAGCCATAAATAATAACACTGGAGCTGGGCAGCCCAGTGTTCTTTAGCCCTTCCTAAAGAaacctcttttccttctgggtttGGAGGGTGAGGATGCGGGGAGGGAGTCCCTACCCAGATGCACTTTCAGTTACTAGGACTAAGACCCAGGTTACCCTTAAACCCTATAGGATACTAACGGGGTCAGTATTAGATTTAACCCTTTAATAGGCCAAGGGTTATTGAAAAGCCCAGTTAAGTACAACTTCGATCGAACCTCCCACCgttctttggggggaaaatgcaGAGGACAGGTCTAAAAGAGTTCCAGGACCCTCCGCAGAAGCAGCGGGTGCACAGAAGCCTGAAGATTACCTGAAATGATCACCAGAGGGCAAGTAGCTGATGAAGCTACCACAGACCGTATCTTTAAAACCAATTATATGGATTTTTATCCTCTCCTTAGCCTAAGGAGAGAAACATGGGAAAATGTTATCCTGTTTTAAGATCAGAAATGAGAGCAAggttgttttctctcctttaagACTTGGTCTCTTCTGTCCTCTTGTAAGATCACAGTAACAGGTGGCCTTATCCTTCCACAGAATCCCACCAAATGAAAGCCACATAGAATTTTCGATTTACAGAACACACACAATTTTGTGTgtcttatataaaatgtataaccAGAATctctaatgtttttaaaatagagtgttttaaaataaaata includes the following:
- the DCAF4 gene encoding DDB1- and CUL4-associated factor 4 isoform X2; its protein translation is MHKNNRQNRRRVRRGHQQNPWFRQHVSDERCNTVAQQSPQDSGRADDDEAPSTSSGTAGSSSAPDLPGYYFDPEKKRYFRLLPGHNNCNPLTKESIRHKEMESKRLQLLEEEDKQKKKIARMGFNASSLLQKNKLGFLNATSYCRLAHELRVSCMQRKKVQIQSSDPSALASDRFNLILADTNSDRLFTVNDVKVGGSKYGIISLRGLKTPSLKVHMHENLYFTNRKVNSVCWASLNHLDSHILLCLMGIAETPGCATLLPASLFVSSHPGERPGMLCSFRIPGAWSCAWSLNIQANNCFSTGLSRRVLVTNVVTGHRQSFGTSSDVLAQQFALMAPLLFNGCRSGEIFAIDLRCRNQGKGWKATRLFHDSAVTSVQILQEEQNLMASDMAGTIKLWDLRTTKCIRQYEGHVNEYAYLPLHVHEEEGIVVAVGQDCYTRIWSFHDACLLRTIPSPHPTSKSDIPSVAFSSRLGGFRGAPGLLMAVQQDLYCFSYN